A genome region from Chthonomonas sp. includes the following:
- a CDS encoding molybdopterin molybdotransferase MoeA: MITVDEALSIIRDHRRTIPTEGVELIHALGRVLAKDVVSPFDLPLFDNSAMDGFAVGSPEGPWEIVDEVAAGATAPMGIQPCQAVRIFTGAPVPSRTYGIIAQEDASEQEGLVVGEVRKGGHVRFQAEEAPAGHLVAQKGAMLTPPHLAAFASCGLATVEVRGLPNVTILSTGNEVVPPGQSLQYGQIFNSNATALSSALALRGIRAQVRHAPDSQEELRAQIHESIQSSELLITTGGVSVGAHDLVRAAMEEAGFHVRFHGVAVKPGKPIAFGVREDGKAWFGLPGNPLSTWVGYLVFVSTWLEDELPREPRRVARKMDRKPGREEFLPAQRLPSGEVTIRNLIGSHANFGLLESDGLVRINPDVITLVQGEHIDFLPFPWNRNP, encoded by the coding sequence GTGATCACGGTCGATGAGGCGCTTTCAATCATTCGCGATCATCGCCGGACCATACCAACGGAAGGAGTGGAGCTGATTCACGCCCTGGGCCGGGTTTTGGCGAAAGATGTCGTTTCCCCATTTGATCTTCCGCTCTTTGATAACTCCGCCATGGACGGCTTCGCCGTCGGGAGTCCAGAGGGGCCCTGGGAGATCGTTGACGAGGTTGCGGCGGGGGCGACGGCTCCAATGGGCATCCAACCGTGTCAGGCCGTGCGGATCTTCACTGGAGCCCCCGTGCCAAGTAGAACATACGGCATCATCGCACAAGAAGACGCTTCGGAACAAGAAGGCTTGGTCGTGGGAGAAGTTCGAAAGGGCGGACATGTGCGGTTTCAGGCTGAAGAAGCACCGGCGGGGCATCTCGTCGCGCAAAAGGGAGCGATGTTGACACCACCCCATCTCGCCGCGTTCGCGAGTTGCGGACTTGCCACAGTTGAAGTCCGCGGTCTGCCAAATGTCACCATTCTTAGCACCGGAAATGAAGTCGTGCCTCCTGGCCAGTCACTCCAATACGGTCAGATCTTCAATTCCAATGCGACCGCTCTCTCGTCAGCCTTGGCCCTCAGAGGCATCCGCGCACAAGTGCGACACGCTCCAGATTCCCAAGAAGAGCTACGCGCCCAGATCCACGAGTCGATTCAAAGTTCCGAGCTCCTGATCACGACCGGCGGGGTTTCCGTCGGGGCTCATGACCTCGTTCGAGCGGCCATGGAGGAGGCGGGTTTCCACGTGAGGTTCCACGGCGTCGCCGTGAAACCAGGCAAGCCAATTGCTTTCGGGGTGCGAGAAGATGGAAAAGCATGGTTTGGCCTCCCTGGCAATCCTCTCTCGACATGGGTGGGTTATCTGGTTTTCGTCAGTACTTGGCTGGAGGATGAGTTGCCCCGTGAACCCAGGCGAGTCGCGAGAAAGATGGATAGGAAGCCGGGACGCGAAGAGTTTCTGCCGGCGCAGCGATTACCCAGCGGTGAGGTTACGATCCGCAACCTCATTGGCTCCCACGCGAACTTTGGCCTTTTGGAGAGCGACGGACTTGTGAGGATCAACCCCGATGTGATCACGTTGGTCCAAGGCGAGCACATCGATTTCTTGCCTTTCCCATGGAATCGAAACCCATGA
- a CDS encoding Rieske 2Fe-2S domain-containing protein, with protein sequence MNDKLKEDFPIEWEDDHFVTRREFFKFLTLASGGVAVGTAALAAYAQIPREEIKFEAAKICSTEDLKPGSALAFSCPRPGDLCILVRKQDGEFVAFKRRCTHLSCPVEYEVKNERELLYCPCHNGAFSLDDGSVVQGPPPHPLPQVKIEVRGSEIWATGAIKGDH encoded by the coding sequence ATGAACGACAAGCTGAAAGAAGATTTTCCGATTGAGTGGGAAGACGACCACTTTGTGACCCGCCGTGAGTTCTTCAAGTTTCTCACGTTAGCAAGTGGTGGTGTAGCCGTTGGCACGGCAGCACTGGCGGCTTACGCCCAAATTCCGAGGGAGGAAATCAAGTTTGAGGCCGCAAAGATATGCTCGACTGAAGATTTGAAGCCCGGTTCCGCCCTGGCTTTCAGCTGCCCGCGACCTGGTGATCTGTGCATTCTAGTCAGGAAGCAGGACGGCGAATTTGTTGCCTTCAAACGGCGGTGCACTCACCTTTCTTGCCCCGTGGAGTACGAAGTCAAGAACGAGCGTGAGCTCCTCTACTGCCCATGCCACAACGGTGCTTTTTCCTTGGACGACGGTAGCGTGGTTCAAGGTCCGCCGCCGCACCCCCTTCCCCAAGTTAAGATCGAAGTTCGCGGTAGCGAAATCTGGGCGACTGGTGCAATCAAAGGTGACCACTAG
- a CDS encoding sulfite exporter TauE/SafE family protein: MIEPWLYFGVFAVALGYSMVGHGGASGYLALLAFTAIPSAVGATTALVLNVFVAGITLVVFGRAKHFDWNLAWPLLLGSVPFAFLGGRLKFENQVQDLVLAAVLLYAAGVLILSVPAKDGESQPPVRPILVGSGAGIGFLSGLVGVGGGIFLSPLLILNRWAQPHKVAALSAVFIFANSLAGLSARPFDLLRESLSQWPLITVGILGAVGGSYFGAHRVSSLALRRALGLVLLLAVAKLLQKGLGL, from the coding sequence GTGATTGAGCCGTGGCTTTATTTTGGAGTCTTCGCCGTGGCCCTTGGCTACAGCATGGTCGGTCACGGCGGAGCCTCGGGATACCTCGCTTTACTTGCATTCACCGCGATTCCGAGCGCGGTTGGGGCCACCACAGCGCTCGTTCTCAACGTCTTTGTCGCGGGTATCACCCTGGTGGTATTTGGACGAGCGAAGCATTTTGATTGGAATCTCGCGTGGCCGCTGCTGCTGGGGTCTGTACCTTTCGCGTTTCTAGGCGGACGCCTCAAGTTCGAAAACCAAGTCCAAGACCTCGTTCTTGCCGCGGTGCTTCTTTATGCCGCTGGAGTGCTGATTTTGAGCGTTCCGGCTAAAGACGGCGAGAGCCAACCACCGGTTCGTCCTATTCTCGTGGGGTCGGGGGCTGGCATTGGCTTCTTGAGCGGGCTCGTAGGGGTCGGAGGAGGGATTTTTTTGTCTCCGCTGCTGATCCTCAATCGGTGGGCGCAGCCGCACAAAGTGGCAGCCCTCTCGGCGGTGTTCATTTTCGCGAACTCGCTGGCCGGTCTCTCGGCTCGACCTTTTGATCTCCTGAGAGAAAGCCTGAGCCAATGGCCTCTAATCACAGTAGGCATTCTTGGCGCAGTCGGTGGCAGCTACTTCGGAGCCCATCGAGTATCAAGTCTTGCCCTTCGGCGTGCGTTAGGATTGGTTTTGCTACTTGCCGTGGCTAAGCTGCTCCAGAAGGGATTGGGGCTATGA
- the moaA gene encoding GTP 3',8-cyclase MoaA, whose product MTHADVLADRFGRFHDYLRVSITDRCNFRCVYCMPEEGVVWQPREEILRFEEIERLARFFVERGVRKIRLTGGEPTLRKGYLHLVEAIAAIPGLRQLALTTNGTRLAQDAGALKAAGLASVNVSLDTLRLDRFVEITRRNELPRVLQGIETARAAGLETKINVVVLPGVNEDEIIHFGEFASEHNLTVRFIEFMPFLDNGWNADRVVSSAEIRTRLSERFELRPLESGASDVAREYAIDGSEGRVAFVSSVTESFCSGCNRLRLTADGQLKSCLFLPPSVSLRDLIRGGAPDEELETAVQWCLDGKWSAHPPMRNWAQRDNLTMVQIGG is encoded by the coding sequence GTGACCCATGCGGATGTGCTGGCGGATCGGTTTGGTCGATTCCACGACTACCTTCGGGTGTCGATCACGGATCGATGCAATTTCCGGTGCGTCTACTGCATGCCCGAAGAAGGCGTAGTCTGGCAACCGCGCGAAGAAATTTTGAGATTTGAGGAGATTGAGCGTCTTGCTCGGTTCTTCGTGGAGCGTGGCGTGCGGAAGATTCGGCTTACCGGCGGCGAACCAACCCTACGCAAGGGCTACCTTCACCTCGTTGAAGCAATTGCCGCCATCCCGGGTTTGAGGCAACTTGCTCTCACAACCAACGGAACCCGCTTGGCCCAAGACGCAGGGGCGCTCAAGGCGGCTGGGCTGGCAAGCGTCAATGTTAGTTTGGATACACTGCGGCTGGATCGCTTCGTTGAGATCACGCGGCGAAACGAGTTACCTAGGGTTCTCCAAGGAATTGAGACCGCCCGTGCGGCGGGGCTAGAGACCAAGATCAACGTGGTGGTTCTTCCGGGAGTGAATGAGGATGAGATCATCCACTTCGGCGAGTTTGCCAGCGAGCACAATCTGACCGTCCGGTTCATTGAGTTCATGCCTTTTCTCGACAACGGTTGGAACGCAGACCGGGTCGTCTCTTCCGCAGAGATTCGAACCCGGCTCTCCGAGCGATTTGAGCTTCGACCCCTGGAATCTGGCGCCTCGGATGTTGCCCGGGAGTATGCAATCGATGGCTCCGAGGGCCGGGTCGCCTTTGTCTCAAGCGTCACCGAGAGCTTCTGTTCAGGCTGCAACCGCCTTCGCTTGACGGCAGACGGTCAGCTCAAATCGTGTCTATTCCTACCGCCGAGCGTCTCGTTACGGGACTTGATTCGAGGGGGAGCTCCCGACGAAGAACTGGAGACAGCTGTCCAATGGTGCCTCGATGGCAAGTGGAGCGCCCATCCACCGATGCGGAACTGGGCTCAACGAGATAACTTAACCATGGTGCAAATAGGCGGATGA
- a CDS encoding ThiF family adenylyltransferase has product MKFSLSDAPIAAEQITHDAAGGFVVFEGKVRNHAEGRSVVGLEYEAFPEMALSQGEALVRDAIERFGLSEARVIHRVGQLTIGDTAVVVQTASPHRREAFEACEWIMDQLKWRIPIWKRETYSSGVAEWVVPGEAASSPVDDEMFARQMRLPEVGPEGQAALAGARVLLVGVGGLAAGSLPSLVGSGIGTLGLVDADLVELSNLHRQTLFAASDVGRLKVERAAVFARRLRPELTVQTFPVRLAEGNAEQLVSGYDWIIDGTDSLNTKLLLDRVCQQLGRPLVTASVHQFEGQLMTIRPGGPCLADLFPEPPPEHCVGTCAQSGVLGVVPSLMGVLQANEVIKGILGLPVLDDKLLLFDFRTLEATTIRRKSSGELSSGSSNWDVDATSINLESFELVDIREPNETPELTRPHHKVPMAECYEVEWQRPTLFVCASGRRSYRLVADLRARGVRGVFSLQGGVECLERD; this is encoded by the coding sequence ATGAAGTTCTCCCTAAGCGATGCCCCGATTGCCGCTGAGCAGATAACCCATGATGCGGCGGGCGGATTTGTCGTCTTCGAGGGCAAAGTACGCAATCACGCCGAGGGGCGGTCCGTTGTTGGGCTCGAGTATGAGGCATTCCCCGAAATGGCCCTTTCCCAGGGGGAAGCGCTTGTTCGAGATGCCATCGAGCGTTTTGGGCTCTCGGAAGCCAGGGTGATCCATCGGGTCGGGCAACTTACCATCGGCGACACGGCAGTCGTCGTGCAAACGGCCTCCCCCCACCGGCGAGAAGCCTTTGAAGCATGCGAGTGGATCATGGACCAACTCAAGTGGCGGATTCCCATTTGGAAGCGCGAAACCTACTCTAGCGGAGTCGCCGAGTGGGTTGTCCCCGGTGAAGCCGCGTCTAGCCCGGTTGACGACGAGATGTTCGCCCGGCAAATGCGACTTCCCGAAGTCGGACCCGAGGGTCAAGCCGCGCTCGCCGGAGCCAGAGTCTTACTTGTCGGGGTTGGGGGCCTGGCGGCTGGGAGCCTGCCTTCACTGGTGGGATCAGGCATCGGGACGCTGGGCCTGGTAGACGCCGACCTGGTTGAACTCTCGAATCTTCATCGTCAAACCCTATTTGCCGCTTCGGATGTGGGCCGTTTGAAAGTCGAGCGAGCTGCCGTATTCGCGCGTCGCCTCCGGCCCGAGCTGACGGTTCAGACATTTCCTGTGCGCCTCGCTGAAGGTAATGCCGAACAACTCGTCTCCGGCTACGACTGGATCATAGACGGAACCGATTCCCTAAATACAAAGCTTCTGCTCGACCGAGTTTGCCAGCAACTCGGCCGCCCCTTGGTCACCGCCAGTGTCCACCAATTTGAGGGGCAACTGATGACGATCCGGCCCGGAGGACCGTGCCTTGCCGATCTTTTTCCCGAACCGCCTCCCGAACACTGCGTTGGAACATGCGCCCAATCCGGAGTGCTTGGCGTTGTGCCCTCGCTGATGGGGGTTCTCCAAGCGAACGAAGTCATCAAAGGCATCCTTGGATTACCGGTCTTGGATGACAAGTTGCTTTTGTTTGATTTCCGCACCTTAGAAGCTACCACGATCCGTCGCAAATCCTCCGGCGAACTCAGTTCCGGGAGCAGCAATTGGGACGTAGATGCAACCTCCATCAATCTTGAAAGCTTTGAGTTGGTGGATATTCGGGAGCCTAACGAAACTCCCGAGCTCACCCGGCCCCATCATAAGGTGCCTATGGCGGAATGCTACGAAGTCGAATGGCAACGTCCTACCTTGTTCGTTTGCGCCTCCGGAAGGCGTAGTTACCGCCTAGTCGCCGACCTCAGAGCACGGGGTGTTCGCGGCGTCTTCTCGCTTCAGGGAGGAGTCGAGTGCCTTGAACGTGATTGA
- a CDS encoding molybdopterin oxidoreductase family protein, translating into MAKPPVSIEKLIEEFGPHPAYMPPGGWVGRDDPDKLVKTHCCFCGMQCGIQLKVKKDQVIGFEPWEEFPFNRGKLCPKGVKRYLQGGHPDRLLNPMKNVPGQGFISISWEEAFSTTIKAIQDVQAKYGNDSVAFLSGVSLTNEKSYLIGKFARLGLQTANLDYNGRLCMVSAGAGNKKAFGLDRASNYWEDIVHAEVILLAGTNVAECSPITTDYIWRARDRGAKLIVIDPRVTPIARTCDLHLPVLPGTDSALLLGILRVLIEEGLTNEEFIAEFTSGWEETKAAALALPLEEASRISGIKVEDIVRAGKMWGEAKTSFLMHARGIEHSSKGVDNVVSCINLVLATGRIGRKGCGYGTITGQGNGQGGREHGHKCDQLPGNRDISNPAHREYICSVWGCTDEELPGKGHTAPEIMEMIHAGEIKALISICFNPLVSLPDSNFTREALNKLEHYTAIDFFLNETAHHADIVMAGSLHEEEEGTSTSAEGRVIRIKKAVNPPGNAKADTDIVLELARRLGRGKFFDHFKTSEDIFNELRVASKGGTADYYGITYERIENELGVFWPCPEIGHPGTPRLWEDLKFKTPDGKAQFNAVKYRPPLEEPDDEYPVVLTTGRVVSHYLSGTQTRRIGGLVDLCSDPYVEIHPTLAEQYGIADKDWMRVTSRRGEVVLQAKVVTTIRPDTVFIPYHWPGRKAANNLTIRSYDPVSGIPEYKRACVKIEKSETPQ; encoded by the coding sequence ATGGCTAAGCCCCCTGTCTCAATCGAGAAGCTGATCGAAGAATTCGGTCCGCACCCCGCCTACATGCCTCCTGGCGGTTGGGTGGGCAGGGATGATCCCGACAAGTTGGTGAAGACGCACTGTTGCTTCTGCGGAATGCAATGCGGGATCCAGTTAAAGGTCAAAAAAGACCAAGTGATCGGGTTCGAGCCTTGGGAGGAGTTCCCCTTCAATCGAGGTAAGTTGTGCCCCAAAGGAGTGAAGCGATACCTGCAGGGAGGCCACCCAGACCGATTGCTTAACCCGATGAAGAACGTGCCGGGACAAGGGTTCATTTCCATCTCATGGGAGGAAGCGTTCAGCACCACCATCAAGGCTATCCAAGACGTTCAGGCTAAATACGGCAATGACTCCGTAGCCTTTCTCTCCGGCGTTTCTCTCACCAATGAAAAGAGTTATCTGATTGGAAAATTTGCACGACTCGGATTGCAGACCGCCAACCTAGACTACAACGGTCGCCTATGCATGGTGAGCGCAGGGGCGGGTAACAAGAAGGCATTCGGGCTTGACCGAGCTTCAAACTACTGGGAGGACATCGTTCACGCCGAAGTGATTCTCCTTGCCGGAACGAACGTGGCCGAGTGTTCCCCCATTACGACCGACTACATTTGGCGAGCCCGGGATCGCGGCGCGAAACTGATCGTGATCGATCCCCGCGTGACGCCCATCGCTCGCACTTGCGATCTTCACCTCCCGGTGCTCCCGGGAACGGATTCGGCGTTGTTGCTTGGAATTCTACGGGTGCTGATCGAAGAGGGACTGACCAACGAAGAGTTCATCGCGGAATTCACTTCGGGTTGGGAAGAAACGAAAGCAGCGGCTCTTGCGCTTCCCCTGGAAGAGGCGAGCCGAATCAGCGGGATCAAGGTTGAGGACATCGTTCGAGCCGGAAAAATGTGGGGTGAAGCTAAGACCAGCTTCCTGATGCACGCGCGGGGTATCGAGCACAGTTCCAAAGGCGTGGACAACGTGGTGAGCTGCATTAACCTCGTTCTCGCAACTGGGCGGATCGGGCGAAAAGGTTGCGGATATGGAACCATCACGGGGCAAGGCAACGGACAAGGAGGGCGCGAACACGGCCACAAGTGCGACCAGCTCCCCGGCAATCGAGATATCTCAAACCCGGCTCACCGCGAGTACATCTGCTCGGTTTGGGGCTGCACCGACGAAGAACTCCCCGGCAAAGGCCACACCGCTCCCGAGATCATGGAAATGATCCACGCCGGTGAGATCAAAGCCCTTATCTCCATTTGCTTCAACCCGCTGGTCTCGCTGCCAGACTCTAACTTCACCCGCGAGGCACTCAACAAACTAGAGCACTACACGGCCATCGACTTCTTCTTGAATGAGACAGCTCACCATGCCGACATCGTGATGGCGGGATCGCTTCATGAAGAGGAGGAAGGAACCAGCACGAGCGCCGAAGGGCGGGTAATCCGAATCAAAAAGGCGGTCAATCCTCCTGGAAACGCCAAGGCCGACACCGACATCGTCTTGGAACTTGCTCGGCGGCTTGGACGAGGCAAGTTTTTTGACCACTTCAAGACGTCGGAGGACATTTTCAACGAGTTGCGAGTGGCGAGCAAGGGCGGGACCGCTGATTATTACGGAATCACCTACGAGCGAATCGAGAATGAGCTCGGCGTCTTTTGGCCCTGCCCCGAAATTGGCCACCCAGGCACCCCCCGCCTGTGGGAGGACCTGAAGTTTAAGACCCCAGACGGCAAAGCCCAGTTCAATGCTGTGAAGTACCGTCCGCCGCTGGAAGAACCGGATGACGAGTACCCGGTGGTTCTGACGACCGGGCGAGTTGTGTCGCACTACTTGAGCGGAACACAAACTCGCCGGATCGGAGGGTTGGTTGATCTCTGTTCCGATCCCTACGTGGAGATCCACCCGACGTTGGCCGAACAATATGGCATTGCCGATAAGGATTGGATGCGCGTCACGAGTCGGCGCGGCGAAGTCGTCCTTCAGGCGAAAGTGGTCACCACGATTCGCCCCGACACCGTTTTCATCCCGTACCACTGGCCCGGGCGTAAGGCGGCAAATAATCTCACCATCCGTTCCTACGATCCCGTCAGTGGCATCCCTGAATACAAACGAGCCTGCGTGAAGATCGAGAAGTCTGAGACACCGCAATGA
- a CDS encoding bifunctional molybdenum cofactor biosynthesis protein MoaC/MoaB: protein MRDVSFKNTTKRTALARAELTASAETIRRVQNGDTPKGDPVPVAKVAAIQATKKTTEWIPYCHNIPIEHVRVDFEFLADRIAVEVFVVSVAKTGVEMEAMTGAAAAVLTLYDMLKMIDDGMEIVGVRLLSKTGGKSDLPQRSDWNAQVLVMSDRAHRGDYDDRSGPTLEQALKGHGAGSVSVKVLPDESELLGNEVRAAADRGVSLLVISGGTGVGPRDITSDTIAPLLEKSLPGVVAAFQSYSHSRLPTAMFARPIAGIIGETVVLAIPGSPGACEDAMACLMPSLLHVHSMLAGEGHP from the coding sequence ATGAGAGACGTTTCTTTTAAGAACACAACCAAGCGAACGGCCCTCGCTCGCGCTGAACTTACGGCGAGCGCCGAGACGATTCGGCGCGTCCAGAATGGCGATACTCCCAAAGGAGACCCGGTTCCCGTTGCTAAGGTTGCGGCGATTCAGGCGACGAAAAAAACAACCGAGTGGATTCCTTACTGCCATAACATCCCGATTGAGCATGTAAGGGTGGACTTTGAATTCTTGGCAGACCGCATCGCGGTCGAGGTCTTTGTTGTTTCCGTCGCCAAGACCGGGGTCGAGATGGAAGCTATGACCGGGGCCGCTGCTGCCGTGCTCACCCTCTACGACATGCTCAAAATGATCGACGACGGCATGGAAATCGTCGGCGTTCGCCTCCTTTCCAAAACGGGTGGGAAGAGCGATCTTCCCCAGCGCAGCGACTGGAACGCACAAGTTCTGGTGATGTCAGATCGAGCGCATCGCGGCGATTACGACGACCGAAGCGGCCCAACCCTTGAACAGGCACTAAAGGGCCACGGCGCGGGCTCCGTCTCGGTGAAAGTTCTGCCCGATGAATCGGAATTACTGGGTAATGAGGTTCGCGCTGCCGCTGACAGAGGTGTTTCGTTGCTCGTGATCAGCGGAGGTACGGGCGTTGGTCCTAGGGATATCACTTCTGATACCATCGCACCGCTCCTCGAAAAAAGCCTCCCTGGTGTGGTCGCTGCCTTTCAATCCTACAGCCATTCAAGGCTACCGACCGCGATGTTTGCCAGGCCGATTGCTGGGATCATTGGAGAGACGGTTGTGCTGGCAATTCCGGGCAGCCCGGGAGCGTGCGAGGATGCCATGGCCTGCTTGATGCCGAGCCTGTTGCATGTTCATTCCATGCTCGCTGGGGAGGGCCACCCGTGA
- a CDS encoding MoaD/ThiS family protein, translating to MKTVTIRYFAVLRERRGLAVEQKTTSCETVGDFVETLIAEHRLGLPPALIRVAIEGEFVDPADPLQEGSELVLIPPVAGG from the coding sequence ATGAAGACCGTGACAATCCGCTATTTTGCCGTCCTGCGAGAGCGCCGTGGACTCGCCGTTGAGCAGAAAACGACCTCATGCGAGACCGTTGGAGACTTCGTCGAAACGCTCATCGCAGAGCACCGGCTCGGACTTCCGCCCGCACTAATTCGGGTTGCCATCGAAGGTGAATTTGTCGATCCAGCTGACCCACTGCAAGAAGGAAGTGAACTTGTCCTGATTCCTCCGGTGGCGGGCGGATGA
- a CDS encoding MFS transporter produces the protein MPDRAFANRMLILNTIAFTVCFAVWTMYGVLGAFLVDKQVIPISKEELGWLLGVPILTGSIMRLPVGLLTDRFGGKPVYIGVMLLATAGVASVSFATTFAHLVISGLIFGMSGAAFAVGIAYTSVFFPKEKQGTALGIFGVGNAGSALTTLLAPLALQRLTQEGSQLEGWRTLPLIYAACLFGMTILFAVFTKNRVTEGASQKTLRTMLAPLKSVRVWRFGAYYFLVFGAFVALAQWLVPYYLSVYGMSLAMAGLMASIFSLPSGLVRALGGWMSDKFGARSTMYWVLASCVVLFALVIAPRMDIMSPGEGVLADRAGTVTLVSQDRVQIDDKSYALKTASGSTQTLSSKGSSLSEGTIILPRSQSWQEPVVQVGQKVKKRELLARGVTHVYFQANVWVFTTIVFLAGIMMGIGKAAVYRHIPDYFPNDVGVVGGIVGVIGGLGGFFCPILFGYLLKLTGLWTSCWLLLALISIVCLVWMHVTILKMAKQAPATE, from the coding sequence ATGCCAGATCGAGCCTTTGCCAACCGCATGCTCATCCTCAACACCATCGCCTTCACGGTGTGCTTCGCCGTCTGGACGATGTACGGTGTGCTGGGGGCTTTTTTGGTCGATAAGCAGGTCATTCCGATCTCCAAAGAGGAGCTCGGTTGGCTCCTTGGTGTACCCATTCTCACCGGGTCGATCATGCGGTTGCCGGTCGGGCTACTCACGGACCGTTTTGGGGGCAAGCCGGTCTACATCGGCGTGATGCTCCTTGCAACCGCCGGAGTTGCATCCGTTAGCTTCGCAACTACTTTCGCCCATCTCGTGATCTCGGGGCTCATTTTTGGGATGAGCGGCGCGGCTTTCGCGGTCGGCATCGCCTACACATCCGTGTTTTTTCCCAAGGAAAAGCAAGGAACCGCGCTAGGGATATTCGGTGTTGGAAACGCAGGCTCGGCGTTGACTACCCTGCTGGCTCCCCTCGCGTTGCAAAGACTCACTCAAGAAGGTAGTCAATTGGAAGGGTGGCGGACTTTGCCTCTGATTTACGCGGCATGCCTTTTTGGAATGACGATCCTGTTTGCGGTCTTTACGAAGAATCGGGTCACGGAAGGAGCGAGCCAAAAGACACTTCGCACCATGCTTGCCCCTCTCAAGTCCGTTCGAGTGTGGCGATTCGGCGCGTACTACTTTCTTGTGTTTGGGGCGTTCGTAGCCCTAGCTCAATGGCTCGTGCCGTACTATCTCAGCGTCTACGGAATGAGCCTCGCGATGGCGGGGCTGATGGCGAGCATCTTTAGCCTTCCGAGCGGGCTGGTTCGTGCGCTTGGAGGGTGGATGAGCGATAAGTTCGGAGCCCGATCCACGATGTACTGGGTGCTGGCAAGCTGCGTGGTTTTGTTCGCGCTCGTCATCGCGCCACGCATGGACATCATGTCTCCCGGGGAAGGAGTTCTGGCGGATCGAGCTGGAACCGTGACTCTGGTCAGTCAAGATCGGGTTCAAATTGATGACAAGTCGTATGCTTTGAAGACGGCCAGTGGCTCGACCCAAACCCTATCGAGCAAGGGTTCGAGCCTTTCTGAGGGCACGATCATCCTTCCCCGAAGTCAGTCCTGGCAAGAACCGGTGGTACAAGTGGGCCAGAAGGTGAAGAAGCGCGAGCTACTTGCCCGTGGTGTGACTCACGTTTACTTCCAGGCCAACGTGTGGGTGTTTACGACTATCGTTTTCTTGGCGGGAATCATGATGGGGATCGGGAAAGCCGCCGTGTATCGTCACATCCCCGACTATTTTCCGAATGACGTCGGCGTTGTGGGTGGAATCGTTGGGGTCATCGGCGGACTGGGCGGCTTCTTTTGCCCGATTCTGTTTGGCTACCTGCTAAAACTGACCGGACTCTGGACCTCTTGCTGGCTGCTCCTCGCTCTCATTAGCATTGTTTGCCTTGTTTGGATGCACGTCACGATCCTAAAGATGGCGAAACAGGCTCCGGCGACGGAGTAG
- a CDS encoding MFS transporter, translated as MNTATDAQKVQEWQPNDPTFWESTAKPVAWRTLWITTFCLLLSFSTWFMVSALVVKLSGIGFKFTPQELFWLTAMPGLAAGTLRIIHTFLVPIFGTRKTVSVSTLLLAIPCVGWGFAVMNPQTPLSTFLVLAFLAGLGGGNFSSFMPSTSLFFPKSKLGTALGIQAGIGNFGVSVAQFLIPAIIGIVLVGSSQTLTNSKTGATSNIYLQNGALIWVPLVLLGAVVAWFGLRDVPVQASFREQLDIFKEKHTWVMTSLYIMTFGSFSGLAAAFPLMIKQLYGGFDGAPDPLAFAFLGPLVGAGVRAAAGPVADKVGGAKVTMVSGIGMLACSIAILPFANPGSMASWSGFLWLMLGIFFFSG; from the coding sequence ATGAATACAGCAACCGACGCTCAGAAAGTTCAAGAATGGCAACCTAACGACCCAACCTTTTGGGAGTCCACCGCGAAGCCGGTGGCATGGCGGACATTATGGATTACCACGTTCTGCCTGCTCCTGAGCTTCTCCACCTGGTTCATGGTGAGCGCTCTGGTCGTAAAACTCTCTGGCATCGGTTTCAAGTTCACGCCCCAGGAACTGTTCTGGCTGACGGCCATGCCCGGCCTCGCGGCTGGGACCTTGCGGATCATTCACACTTTTCTCGTCCCCATTTTTGGAACGCGCAAGACCGTGAGTGTATCGACGCTTCTCTTGGCGATCCCCTGCGTGGGCTGGGGGTTCGCGGTCATGAACCCTCAGACTCCGCTGTCAACCTTTTTGGTTCTGGCGTTTCTCGCGGGTTTGGGTGGGGGCAACTTCAGTTCATTCATGCCGAGCACATCGTTGTTCTTCCCAAAATCCAAGCTGGGGACGGCGCTCGGGATTCAAGCGGGAATCGGAAACTTTGGCGTGAGTGTTGCCCAATTTCTTATTCCCGCCATCATCGGGATCGTCCTGGTTGGTAGTTCGCAAACTTTAACCAACTCAAAGACCGGGGCGACCAGCAACATCTATCTTCAGAACGGGGCACTGATTTGGGTGCCTCTTGTGCTCTTAGGTGCTGTGGTCGCTTGGTTTGGGCTTCGGGACGTGCCGGTTCAGGCCAGCTTTAGGGAGCAACTCGATATCTTCAAGGAAAAGCACACGTGGGTCATGACCTCGCTCTACATCATGACCTTCGGGTCGTTTAGTGGCCTAGCAGCTGCTTTTCCGTTAATGATCAAGCAACTTTACGGCGGATTCGATGGCGCACCGGATCCACTGGCTTTTGCATTTCTGGGGCCGCTGGTTGGGGCAGGAGTCCGCGCTGCCGCAGGGCCAGTCGCAGACAAAGTTGGCGGGGCAAAGGTGACGATGGTCAGCGGGATCGGAATGCTGGCGTGCAGTATTGCAATCCTGCCATTTGCGAATCCAGGCTCAATGGCCAGTTGGAGCGGCTTCCTGTGGCTGATGCTCGGCATCTTTTTCTTTAGCGGCAT